In Aureibaculum algae, the following are encoded in one genomic region:
- the recO gene encoding DNA repair protein RecO: protein MLITSKAIVLNAIKYGDYDLIVKCYTEQGLRSYMVKRIFKATKGKLSPAFFQPLTQLEITANYNNNRSLHFIKEAKISTPYTTIHNNVIKQTMMVFLSEVLSHALKEEEENQSLFSYLETAFQWLDSHSDTPNFHLVFLMNLTKYLGFYPEKGNQFLYFDLNEGKFTNHIISKLYISGKNLDYFKALLGTNFDVENELKLNKTNRHELLEILIQYFELHLPGFRKPRSLEVLKAVFN from the coding sequence ATGCTAATTACAAGCAAAGCAATTGTACTTAATGCCATTAAATATGGCGACTACGATCTTATTGTAAAATGCTATACAGAACAAGGTTTACGGTCTTATATGGTTAAACGAATCTTTAAAGCGACAAAAGGCAAGTTGTCTCCTGCATTTTTTCAACCACTAACGCAATTGGAAATAACAGCTAATTACAATAATAACAGGTCGTTACATTTTATAAAGGAGGCTAAAATTAGTACGCCATATACCACCATTCACAATAATGTTATTAAACAAACCATGATGGTTTTTTTATCTGAAGTACTCTCTCATGCTTTAAAGGAAGAAGAAGAAAATCAGTCGTTGTTTAGTTATTTAGAAACCGCCTTTCAATGGTTAGATAGCCATTCAGACACCCCTAATTTTCATTTGGTGTTTTTGATGAATCTCACTAAATATTTAGGATTCTATCCTGAAAAAGGTAACCAATTTTTGTATTTCGATTTAAATGAAGGAAAATTCACAAATCACATAATATCAAAGTTATACATTTCTGGTAAAAATTTAGATTATTTTAAAGCACTACTCGGCACAAATTTTGATGTAGAGAATGAGCTAAAACTTAATAAAACGAATAGACACGAATTACTGGAAATTCTAATCCAATATTTTGAATTACATTTACCAGGATTTAGGAAACCGAGATCTTTAGAAGTTTTAAAAGCTGTGTTTAACTAG